AGCGCCCTTACAAGCGCGCGTACAACCTCGACATCGCCCAGGGCGGGGTTAGCACGAACCCGGTCTGGGGCACCTCCGGCGGCGCGGTGCTCGCCTTCTCCGACATGCTCGGCAACGACCGCTGGTACGTGTCCGCCTTCCAGGTCAACACGCCCGGTCGTTCGTTCTGGGAGGGCCTCAACGTGTCCGTCTCGCGGCTGCACCTTGGACGTCGCGCCAACTTCGGCTACGGCGCGTTCCGCCTCGGCGGGCGGCGCTTCGACCGCGGCGATCCGGACGCGGCCGCAACCTACCCGGTCTTCTTCGAGGAGGTGTGGGGCGGTTTCGGCGCGGTCAGCTACCCGCTCTCGAAGTTCCGCCGCGTCGAACTCGGCACGTCGGCGGCGTGGAGCCAGAAGGACCAGATCACGGCGACCGAGACGTTGGAGTCGGTGCTCGTAAGCAACAGCGTGGCGCTCGTGCACGACACGGCGCTCTACGGCTTCAACGGCCCCGTCGACGGGTGGCGCGGCAACCTCACCGTCGGCTACACGACCGACGTGCTCAACGCCAACGTCAACTACGTCACGCTCTCGGCCGACCTGCGGCACTACCTCCGCATCGTGCCCGGGCTCACCTTCGCCTCGTGGGGCCTCGCGCAGTCGAACATAGGGCGGCGCTCGCGGCTCTTCCTGCTCGGCGGAAGCTGGAACCTGCGCGGCTTCGGTTTCCTCGACGTGCGTGCGCGCAACATCCTGTTCACGTCGCAGGAACTCCGCTTCCCGCTCGTGGAGGCGCCCGGCGCGATCCTGCCGATCCTCGCCCCGTTCGGCCTCGCCAACATCCGAGGCGCGGCCTTCTTCGACGCGGCCCATGCCTGGAACGACGACTTCTACAGCGACTCTATCGCCGAGGCGCAGCTCAACGCAGGGCGGACGCTCGGCGCGACCGGGCTTGGCCTCCGATTCAACCTCTTCGGCGCGTTCGTGCTGCGCTACGACCGGGGCTTCCGCTTCCGCGACGGCATCCAGTGGGACGAACGCGAGGCGTTCAGCCAGTTCTTCTTCGGCTATGATTTCTAGAACGTCCATAGTCGGAGGGCGAAGCTCGGCGGTCTGGCTGCTGCTGGTCGCCCTGTTCTGGGTAGGCTGCGAGGTGTTGCAGGTGGGCCGCCCGCTCGCGTTGGACGAGGGGGCGTGGACGACGGAGGGCGGCTCGGCGGCGCGCACCTTCGAGGCTGAGGGTGAACTCGCACTACCACTAGAGGAGAAATGGGTCTACAACGCCGAGGGCGCGTTCGGGCCGGCCGCGGCGCTCGTCGCGGAGGGGCAGCTGTTCGTCGCCACGCGCCAGGGCGAGGTCCGCTCGCTCGACCTCGCCGAGGAGCGCACCTTTACCGGACAGACCGACCTCGGCGATGCCATCGACGGCGCGCCCGTGCTGACCGACCGGCTGCTGATTGCGCCAATCTCGGCCGGCGGCGACGGGGTCGTGGCGTACGACATCGTGCGGGGACGCATCGCGTGGAAGCTCGACGCCGAGCCGCATGCAGCCGGGCTGCTCCGTGTCGGCGACACGCTCGTCGCAGCGAGCTTACTAGGTACGATCCGCGCGCTGGACGTCCGCACGGGCGCCGTGCAGTGGGAGCTGGCCTCCGATTCGGTGCAGGCCGTGCACGCGTCCCCTGTCTTGCTCGATGCCGCGACGGTGGCGGTTGTCGACGACCAGGGGCGCATCTCGGCACACAGCCTCACGGACGGGAGCCCGCGCTGGACAGCCGACCTCGAGGTCCCCGTTTATGCCACGCCCGCTGTTGCAGACGGGCTTCTCCTCGTGCCGACGACGCGCGGGCAGTTTGTCGCCCTCGACGCCGCCACCGGGCAGCGGCGCTGGACGTATGCCGCCGCGACTCCGACGACGCGCCTGACGAGTCCCGCCACCGACCGCCGCACGCTCTTCGTCGGCACGTCCGACGGCACCATCGCCGCGCTCGACGTGCAGACGGGCGACGTGCGCTGGACCCACACCGAGGACGGCGTGATCGCCGCCGCGCCGCACCTCGCAGGGGACGTCCTGTTTGTTGGCTCGCTACGCAAGCGCGTCTTCGCGCTCGACGCTGCCACGGGGACGGTGCGCTGGCAGACCGAGATTGGCGGACGCGTCAAGACGGCCCCGCTCGTCGCTGGCGGCTACCTCGTTGTGATGGCCGAGCCTCGCCAAGTCTATCTCTTTGGACCGCCGGTGTCGGACGCCATCGTCGATGCTTCCGCTGTCGATTCCCTTGCCGCTCGGTAATGATGTTCCGCCTGATCCTCCTCGTCAGCTTCCTGACTGCGGCCCCGACGTGGGCGCAGGACGTGGGGTATGTCCGCGTTGAGACCAACGCGCCCGAGGCTACGTTCTTCGTCAACGGGCGGCATGTGATGCTTACGGACGACGGCGTGCTGGAAGTCGCGCCTGGGACCATCATGGTATTGGCGCTCGTGGGAGAGCCGGATACCTGGGACGCGCGTCGCGCGTCGGCTACCGTACACGTTTCGGCAGGGGCGACCGCGGTGGCGAAGCTCGATCTTCCGGTCCGGTATCGCATCACCTCGGTGCCATATGGGGCGACGGTCGTGCATGAAGCTCCCGATGGCACCCAGACCCAACTCGGCGCTACGCCGCTCTCGATTGATCGGCCTGTGCAGCTAGGCGGGACGCTACGCCTGAATAAGGACGGCTATGCTTCGCAACAACTCACACCCGGCTCCGGGTTCACAAACGAGCAGAGCGTGTTGCTTCGGCCGCTGCGCTCGGAGGACGGCGCTGAGGTGATTGGACTGATGGAGGCGCGTCCCAGTCGCTGGATCGATGTGGCGGCGGGCGCGCTCGCGCTCGCGGGCGGAGCTACGGCGGTCTACTTCAAGCTCCGCGCCGACGACGTCGACGACCGCTACAGGAACCTGGGCAGCCCGGAGCGGGGAGACCCAGCGCTCCGCGACGAAGCGCAGCGGCTCGACACCTACTCGGCCGTGGGGCTTGGTGCGATGCAGGTCGGGCTGGGCGTCATTGCCGTGCGGCTCGTCTTGCGGTAGCGCCGCTCGAAACTCGGTCGGGTTTGGCACAGACGCCGCTGTCTGGCAGGGGGCAGGACCGTAGTTTGTGCTGCTCCTTTCTCTTGGCTCTCGCCCACACTGTCATGCCCCTCGCCGACCAGATCAACGCCGACCTCAAGACCGCCATGAAGGCGCGGGATGCCCAACGGGTCGGCACGCTCCGTCTGCTCCGTGCCGCCTTCCTCGACTTTGAGAAGAGCGGGCAGGGTGCCCTGACGGACGAAAAAGCGCTCGCCATCCTCCAGAAGCAGGCAAAGCAGCGCCGTGAGTCGATCACCCAATTCGAGGACGCTGGCCGAGAGGACCTCGCAGCCAAGGAGCGCGCAGAGCTGGAACTGATTAACGACTACCTCCCGAAACAACTGGGCGACGAGGAGCTACGGGCACGCGTAGCCGCGATCGTAGAGCAGACAGGAGCGTCCTCAATGGCAGACATGGGCAAAGTGATGGGCCGGGCCATGGGCGCGCTTCGCGGCCTCGCCGACGGCAACCGCGTCCGCCAGGCCGTGGAGGCGCTCCTAAAGGGTTGAGGCCTGCTGATCGTGCCTCCGTAAATCGCAGGTATTGGAGTAAGTAGCTCGTCTGGCATAGCCCTGGCATTATTCTACGCCCAGCCATCTGCCTCCCTACCTATGGACTTCCTCGCTGACCTCTCCTACCTCGATGCCTTCATCTCGGTCGTAGCGGTGCTCGGCCTCATGCGGGGCTGGCACAAAGGCCTCGTCGATCAGGTGCTGGGGCTCGTCGGGATTGTGGCGGCCATCATCCTCAGCGCTATGTTCGCGGGACCCATCGGGAGCATGGTGGTGAATAGCATGGGGCTGTCGCCGAGGATCGCTGGCACGGTGGGATTTGCGGTAGTGTTCGCGGGGGTCATGCTGGGCGTGTTCCTCCTCGTCCGCGCGATCAAGAATACCCTGTCGGCGCTGGCGCTTGGCAGTCTCGACAAGGTGGGCGGCGGCGCTTTCGGCGGATTTAAGGCGTTGCTCGTGCTCAGCCTCATGCTCGGGTTCGTCAACATGCTGCCGCTGATGGCAGGGGCTACCTCACCCGTCATCGGCGACGAGACGCGTGAGACCTCGATGTTCTACGAGCCCGTACGCGGCCTAGCCCCGGCCACCTGGGGCGCCGTGCAGCCAATCCTGCCCGGCTTGAGCGAGCGGCTCTTTCAAGCCGTCGACGACCTCGAAGCAGGCCGGTTCGAGGACGATCCGCCGCCAAGCACGACCATTCAAGGGTTCGGCGACTGACCCGTGTCAGTGGGGCCAGACTTGGCACATTCCGGGCGTGACGATTCGTGTGACCCAAGAGCTCTCCGCGGCCTAGTTGTTGCAGCTATCCGACCTTGAACCGATTCCGGCGTGCACGCGGAACGATCGTAGCGCTGGGTTACGAGACGAGTCCCTGCCGCCCCTCGCTTGGTCGACCGATCTACGATGACGCCGCTCAACCGCCTTGCCCTCCTCGTCGCGCAGCTCTCGCCTGAAGAGATGATGCGCTTCCGCCGCTGGCTCGATCAGTATGAGGTGAATCGGTGGGAGGCGGCCGTAGACCTGGACGTGGACACGCCACGCCTCGACGAAATTGCGCGTTCGATGCAGGTGTCGGTAAAGCGGGCGGGCCCCGTAGCACGGTCGTCGTAGGTGGGGTCGATCCTGCAGCGGCACGGATCGCAGAGGTAGAGGCGGACGTACCTTGGAGCCGTCCGTACCACCGTCCCCGGCTCTTCCGCTGTCGCGTCCGCGCATGGTCCCCGTCGCGCTCAAGCTCCACAACTTCCTCTCCTACGGCACGGCCAACGAGGCGCTCGACTTCGAGCAGTTTCACGTCGCGTGCCTCTCTGGTGGCAACGGCCAGGGCAAGTCGGCCCTCCTCGACGCGATCACCTGGGCGATCTGGGGCGAGGCGCGCAAGTCTGGCGACAGCCGCAAGCCGGACGACGACCTCCTGCGCATCGGCCAGTCACGGATGGAGGTGGACCTGACCTTCGACCTCGACGACGCGCGCTACCGTGTCGTGCGTGCCTACCAGAAGTCGGCGTCGGGCAAGACCTCCAAGCCGACCCTGGAGTTTCAAGTCCTCGATCCCGGTACCGGGGAGTGGCGCCCGCTCACGACCCCGTCGATCCGGGAGACGCAGACCGTCATCGACGAGAAGATTGGGCTTGACTACAACACGTTCATCAATTCGGCCTTCCTCCTGCAGGGCCGCTCGGACGAGTTCACGAAGAAGCGGCCCGCCGACCGCAAGCAGATCCTGGCGCAGATCCTGGCGCTCGGCCGCTACGACAAGCTGGCCGACAAGGCCCGCGACCGCATCCGGCAGTACAAATCCGAGGGCGAGCGCCTCGAAGCCGAGATCGACCGGCTGACGCTCGCCCTCGAAGAGGAAGGGCGCTGGCAAGAAGACCTCGATGCCGCCGAGGCACATCGCGCGGCTCTCGACGCTCAGAAAGTAGAGCTACGTACGGAGCAACGCGCCCTCGTAGACCGCCTCAGCGCGCTTGAGGCCACAGCGCGTGAAGCGCAGCACCAGCAGGACACACTGCACCGCCTCGCTGAGCGGAACGCCGCGCTTGCCTCGGAGCACGACGCGCTTGCCGCCAAAGTCGCCGACACGGAGCGCCTCCTCGGTCGGCGCGAGGAGATCGTGGCCGCCCAACGGCGCTACGAGGCGCTGCGCACGGAGCGCGACACGCTCGACGAGAAGGCCGACCTCCGGCGTGGCGTGGAGGCGCAACTGCAGCAGCTCACGCTCCAGATCGAGCACCAACAGCGCGACCTCGACTTCCGGCTCAAACAGCACGAGGCCGACCTCCGCCGCGATACGCAGAAGCTAGAGGAGGCGGAGGGCCGTCTGGCCACGCGTACCGGAGTGGAGGAGGAACTGGCCAGGGCCAACGAGGCTCAGGCGACGGTGGCACGGCTTCGTAACATCGCCGAGCGGCGCCGGTCGGACGAGGCGGAGGTGCACGCCTGTCAGACCACAATCACGGCTGAACGGGCCCGTCTCGAAGGTGAGGCTACGCAGCTAGATCGTGCGCTCCAC
The Bacteroidota bacterium DNA segment above includes these coding regions:
- a CDS encoding PQQ-binding-like beta-propeller repeat protein; amino-acid sequence: MISRTSIVGGRSSAVWLLLVALFWVGCEVLQVGRPLALDEGAWTTEGGSAARTFEAEGELALPLEEKWVYNAEGAFGPAAALVAEGQLFVATRQGEVRSLDLAEERTFTGQTDLGDAIDGAPVLTDRLLIAPISAGGDGVVAYDIVRGRIAWKLDAEPHAAGLLRVGDTLVAASLLGTIRALDVRTGAVQWELASDSVQAVHASPVLLDAATVAVVDDQGRISAHSLTDGSPRWTADLEVPVYATPAVADGLLLVPTTRGQFVALDAATGQRRWTYAAATPTTRLTSPATDRRTLFVGTSDGTIAALDVQTGDVRWTHTEDGVIAAAPHLAGDVLFVGSLRKRVFALDAATGTVRWQTEIGGRVKTAPLVAGGYLVVMAEPRQVYLFGPPVSDAIVDASAVDSLAAR
- a CDS encoding GatB/YqeY domain-containing protein gives rise to the protein MPLADQINADLKTAMKARDAQRVGTLRLLRAAFLDFEKSGQGALTDEKALAILQKQAKQRRESITQFEDAGREDLAAKERAELELINDYLPKQLGDEELRARVAAIVEQTGASSMADMGKVMGRAMGALRGLADGNRVRQAVEALLKG
- a CDS encoding CvpA family protein; the protein is MDFLADLSYLDAFISVVAVLGLMRGWHKGLVDQVLGLVGIVAAIILSAMFAGPIGSMVVNSMGLSPRIAGTVGFAVVFAGVMLGVFLLVRAIKNTLSALALGSLDKVGGGAFGGFKALLVLSLMLGFVNMLPLMAGATSPVIGDETRETSMFYEPVRGLAPATWGAVQPILPGLSERLFQAVDDLEAGRFEDDPPPSTTIQGFGD